CCTCCGCAAGAGCGGGGACCAGGTCCAGTATGGCGGGCCGCACCTGTGCGCAAACTGGGAGTTCAAGACCCCTGACGGCAAGGCCCACTTCTCCGCCATAGAGCTGCCGGAGACCGAGGTCCCGGAGGGGATGTTCATGCTCACCACCCGCCGGGGCAAGCAGTTCAACAGCATGATCCACGAGGAGAAGGACGCGCTCACCGGCGCCGTGCGCGAGGCGGTGCTCATGAGCCAGGAGGACGCGCGCGAGCTGGGGCTCGCGAACGGCGACCGGGTGGTGCTCAGGAACGACGCCGGGGAGTTCAGGGGCAGGGTGCACCTCGCCCCCATAAAGCCCCGCACGCTGCAGGTGCACTGGCCGGAGGGCAACGTGCTCATCGACCGCAGGCACCGCTCGGCCGTCGCCGACATCCCGGACTACAACGCGCTGGTGCGCGTGGAGCGGGCCGGGGAGCGGGAGCCCGCGGCGGTCTAGCCCCATGGACGTAAGGCCCCGCCGCAAGGGCAGCAAGACCCGAACCCGGCTGCGGACGGTCGAGGACGGCAGCGCCCGGCTGCGCTCGGACGTCCTGGCCACCGAAGAGCCGCTGGAGGTGCGACTGATCTCCGGCGGCGAGCGGCGGACGGTCGCGGTCACCATGCGCACGCCGGGCGCGGACTTCGAGCTCGCCGCCGGGTTTCTCTTCAGCGAGGGGATAATCTCCTCCCGCGAGGACGTCCGCAGGATCAGCTACTGCACCGACCCGGAGGTGGACGCCGAGCAGCTCTACAACATCGTCAACGTGGAGCTGCGCCCGGGGCTGGACTACGACCCGCGCCAGCTGGAGCGTCACTTCTACACCACCAGCGCCTGCGGGGTGTGCGGGAAGGCCAGCCTGGACCAGCTGGAGCTCCGCGGTTGTCCGGTGATCCCGCCAGGGCCCGAGATCACCCCCGAGACGCTGTACTCCCTGCCGGAGAAGCTCCGGGAGGCCCAGGGGCTCTTCGAGGCGACCGGCGGGCTGCACGCGGCGGCCCTCTTCGACGGGGAAGGAGAGCTGGTCGCCGTGCGGGAGGACGTGGGCCGCCACAACGCCACGGACAAGCTCGTCGGCTGGGCCCTGCTCGAGGGGAGGCTCCCGCTCTCCGGTCACATCGTGATGGTCAGCGGCCGCTCCAGCTTCGAGATCATGCAGAAGTGCCTCGTGGCCGGCGTACCGGTGGTCTGCGCCGTCTCCGCGCCGAGCAGCCTCGCCGTCGAGGTCGCCCGCCGGTTCGGGATGACGCTGGTGGGCTTCCTGCGCGACCGGAGGTTCAACGTGTACGCCGGGAGCGAGAGGATCGCCACCGGACAAGACAAACTTCGGGAGTAGGCAAAAGCGCCGCCGAAGAGAGCGGCGCCCGGAAAGAGAGGGGGGAGATGGAAAGCAGACCTTCTGGTAGCCGCGTGCCCAACAGGTGGGCCATAGCCGCCGCAGGCGTCGTCATGCAGGTGGCGCTCGGGGCCGTCTACGCCTGGAGCGTCTACCGAATACCGCTCGCCGAGTGGTACGGGGCCTCCGTCTCGGCGGTGAACACCACCTTCAGCATATCCATCCTGACCCTGGGGTTCGCCGCCTTCTTCGGCGGGCTGTGGATGAACCGCTCCGGGCCTCGGGTGGTCGCCCTGGCCGCGGGGCTCCTCTACGGGCTCGGGATCATCGGCGCCGGCCTCTCCAGCGGCAGCCTGGCGCTGCTCTACCTCACCTACGGGGTCGTAGCCGGCGTGGGCATCGGGCTCGGCTACATCGTGCCCATCGCCACGCTGGTCAAATGGTTCCCGGACCGGCGCGGCTTCATCACGGGGATCGCGGTCGCCGGCTTCGGTGCAGGAGCCCTGCTCACCGCCCCGATAGCCAAAGCCCTCGTGCAGGGCGTGGGGGTTTTCTCGACCTTCGCCATCATGGGCGTGCTGTACCTCGTCATGGTCGGCGGGGCGGCGCTCTTCATGCAGAACCCGCCCGAGGGCTGGCGCCCGGCCGGCTGGCAACCGGAGACCGCCCAGCACGGTGATCGTTCGGGCGTGGACTACACCCTCGGAGGAGCCCTCAGGACCTGGCAGTGGTACGCCCTGTGGGCGATGCTCTGCCTCAACGTCACCGCCGGGATCGCCATCATCGCCGAGGCCGACCCCATTGCTCAGTCGCTCACCGGGGTGGCCCCGGAGACGGCCGCCCTGCTCGTCAGTATCATCTCCATCGCGAACGGCGCGGGACGGTTTTTGTGGGCCTGGCTCTCGGACTTCATCGGGCGTAAGTGGGTGTTCCTCGTCATGTACCTGCTGCAGGCCGTCCTCTTCTTCCTCATCCCCACCGTCGGGAGCACCTTCCTCGTGCTGGCGGCGCTGGCCTCCATCATCGTCTCCTGTTACGGAGGTGGATTCGGAACCATGCCCGCCTTCAACGCCGACTACTTCGGCGCCAAGAACGTGGGCACCATCTACGGGCTCATGATCACCGCCTGGGGCGTCGGAGGGGTGTTCGGCCCGCTCCTGATCTCCTACATCATCGACACCACGGGAGGCTACGCCAACGCCTTCTACATCATCGCCGCCGTGATGCTGGTGAGCTCGGTCCTCCCCTTCGTCGTCCGGCCTCCGGGCAAAGTGAGAACCTGAAGCCCCCGGAGAAAGAACTCCTCAGACCGCCGGGAGGGAAACGCTCCCTCCCGGCGGTCCATAATGTCTACCGATCCCGGCCATAAAAGAATACTATGCCCGTCACATGCAGATGCGCTTGACCGCGCGTAAAAGACCCCGGTATAGTGGTTTGCGCAATCGCGGTTGATCCCCGGGCGAACTTGGGGGTGAGGGAGAGTATGCAAGCGGACAGTCATGGAAAGGGGTGTATCTCTTGAGCAGGGAAGAGGAATGGGTCCGCGTCGAGCGGACGCAGGCCTTCAAGGAACTCATGAAGCAGAAGAAAGCCTTCATCGTCCCAGCCATGATTTTTTTCGTGATCTTCTATTTCGGGCTTCCGGTGCTCACGGGCTTCACCACCCTGCTCGACGTGCAGGTGGTGGGTTCGATCAGCCTGGCATACCTGTATGCTTTCGCGCAGTTTGCGATGACCTGGATCCTGATGCATCTGTACCTCAGCCGGGCCAACCGGTGGGACGAGCTGGTTGACAGGGCCCGCCGCCAGGCGGCAGAGGGGGAGGTCTCCTGACGATGAGCGACCGGGCGATAGCGACCATCTTTTTTGTCCTCATCATCGTGCTCACCCTCGGGATAACCGCCTGGGCGGCCCGCCGCAACAAGGACACCGCCCACCACTACGTCGCCGGCGGCGAGATAAAGGGTTGGCAGAACGGGCTCGCCATCTCCGGCGACTACCTCTCGGCGGCCAGCTTCCTGGGCATCGCCGGCTCGATCGCGCTGAGCGGGTTCTCCGGGTTCTACCTCTCGATAGGGTTTCTGGTGGCCTACCTGGTGGTGCTGCTGCTGGTCGCCGAACCCCTGAGGAACCTCGGCAAGTACACCTTTGCCGACATGCTCGCCGCCCGGTTCAACCTGCGCGGGGTGCGTTCGGCGGCGGCGCTCTCCACCATCGCCATAAGCACCTTCTACATGATCGCTCAGATGGTGGGCGCCGGAGCGCTCATCGAGCTGCTGCTCGGGCTTCCCTACGTGACCTCCGTCGTGATCATCGGCGTCTTGATGACCATCTACATTGCGGCCGGGGGCATGGTGGCGACCACCTGGATCCAGATCGTCAAGGCCGTCCTGCTCATCTCCGGCACCCTGGCCCTGAGCATCGCCGTGCTGGCCCAGTTCAACTTCAACCCCATAGCCATCTTCAACCAGGTCGAGGCCGAGCTGGGGCCGGAGATGGTCCTCCCACCGCCGCCCGAGGGCCTCGCCTCCGGTATAGACGTCGTCTCGCTCAACCTCGCGCTCGTCTTCGGCACGGCGGGTCTGCCGCACA
The Rubrobacter xylanophilus genome window above contains:
- a CDS encoding DUF485 domain-containing protein yields the protein MYLLSREEEWVRVERTQAFKELMKQKKAFIVPAMIFFVIFYFGLPVLTGFTTLLDVQVVGSISLAYLYAFAQFAMTWILMHLYLSRANRWDELVDRARRQAAEGEVS
- the fdhD gene encoding formate dehydrogenase accessory sulfurtransferase FdhD gives rise to the protein MDVRPRRKGSKTRTRLRTVEDGSARLRSDVLATEEPLEVRLISGGERRTVAVTMRTPGADFELAAGFLFSEGIISSREDVRRISYCTDPEVDAEQLYNIVNVELRPGLDYDPRQLERHFYTTSACGVCGKASLDQLELRGCPVIPPGPEITPETLYSLPEKLREAQGLFEATGGLHAAALFDGEGELVAVREDVGRHNATDKLVGWALLEGRLPLSGHIVMVSGRSSFEIMQKCLVAGVPVVCAVSAPSSLAVEVARRFGMTLVGFLRDRRFNVYAGSERIATGQDKLRE
- a CDS encoding L-lactate MFS transporter: MESRPSGSRVPNRWAIAAAGVVMQVALGAVYAWSVYRIPLAEWYGASVSAVNTTFSISILTLGFAAFFGGLWMNRSGPRVVALAAGLLYGLGIIGAGLSSGSLALLYLTYGVVAGVGIGLGYIVPIATLVKWFPDRRGFITGIAVAGFGAGALLTAPIAKALVQGVGVFSTFAIMGVLYLVMVGGAALFMQNPPEGWRPAGWQPETAQHGDRSGVDYTLGGALRTWQWYALWAMLCLNVTAGIAIIAEADPIAQSLTGVAPETAALLVSIISIANGAGRFLWAWLSDFIGRKWVFLVMYLLQAVLFFLIPTVGSTFLVLAALASIIVSCYGGGFGTMPAFNADYFGAKNVGTIYGLMITAWGVGGVFGPLLISYIIDTTGGYANAFYIIAAVMLVSSVLPFVVRPPGKVRT